The nucleotide sequence ACATCAAGAAGAGATAGAACACCGCCAGAGTGAACTTCTTGTAGAAATGAGTAAAAACATACAAAATATTACTAAAGAAACACTTGGTGATACTACAAAACTTAAAACTACTAATGAGTCTGTACAAAAACATATTAGTAAAGTTATAAGCTCTGAAAACACTATTATAGATGCAACTAGTGATTTAATTGAGTTCTTACAAATTAAATCTAAAAAAGTCCATCCGTTAAATGAAAATTTTAAACTTGAAAACTTGCTAAACGACATACTTGGACAGATAAAAACAAACCACAGCGAAATAGACTTAGAGCTAATCTTTGATGTGGATGACAATATTCCTGATATGTTAAATTCAGACACGCTTGGAATATCAAAAATTCTAGTCAATCTTATAGAGTTTTGTATAGTAAACTCTTCTAAACAGATAGCTGTTCAAGTTTCTAAAAGAAGTAAATTCAATGCACCTACTACACTACATTTTGTTGTTTACTCAAATACAATGGTTACAGTTAGTAAAGATATTTTTAAAACAAAATATAATGAACAAACAAAAAAATACGATGGTATGGCACTATTTGTATCGTATGAGCTTGCTGAACTTATGGGTGGTACTATTATTGCAAGAAACAATCATCAAAACTCAAATGTTGAGTTTGTATTAAACTTACCATACTATGAAGTAAACGCAAACACACTTAAAGAAAATAGACTTAATACAAAACTAACTCAAAATCAAAAAATATTTCTTGTTGACTCTTCATATGAAACAACACTTGCAATAAAAAGAATTCTTCAAACAATAAAATGTGATGTCGACACGCAAACAAAAGAAGAATTTTTAAGTAAAACACCTGATCTTTCAAAATATACAACGATTTTAATAGATGAAAAACTTATCAATTCGACATTTACAAAAACTATCTCAAATATTCAAAAAGATAAAAGACCAAATCTATTAACCCTAAGCAATATATTTGCCAAAACTTCAAAAAAGAATATTGATGCTATTAGTCTTCATAAACCACTTACAAAAGAGAGTATCTTTTATACTTTATCTGAATTTAACAAGTCTGATAAAACTATTGAAAATAATACTAGCAATAAAAAACTGCTAGTTCATAGAGATCGTTTCGCAGATGCTCCAAATATTAAGCTGGAAAGTTTCGCACATTTCTCAGATACCAACTTATTAATTGTAGAAGATAATTTGATAAACCAAAAAGTTTTGACCAGTGTGCTTAAAAAATCAAATATGAATATCACTATTGCAAATGACGGTCAGGAAGCGGTTGATATTTTAAATGATAATAATCAATTTGATATGGTATTGATGGATATCAACATGCCGATCATGGATGGGTATGAAGCTACTAGGAAAATTAGACAAAATAAAGATCTAGATATGGTTCCGATTGTAGCTCTTAGTGCATTAACAGCTGCAGATGAAATTAATAAAGTTTTTATTGTAGGAATGAACGGATATCTATCAAAACCATTAGAAAAAGAGAAACTATATACAGCATTTGATAAGTTTATAAATAAAAAGAACTTTGTTGAAAGTGCTTCTAGTGAAGATCTATCTCAAGAGGTTGAAATTAAAAACTTAGATGGTTTAAATGTAGAGAACGGTTTAAAACAGGCAGGTGGAAATCCTATTTTTTATATAGAAGTTTTAAAAGAGTTTGTTGATGCTTATGGAGACAGTGACGTTGTATTTGAAAAACTTGTTTATGAACACAGATTTGAGCAGGCAAGAATGTTATGTTTAGATATGCGTGGACTTGCAGGTGCCGTTGGTGCTGATGATATGCAAGAGTTTTCAAGTGAAATACTTCAAAAAATCATATTTAAAAAATATGACATGCTTGGAGATTATGTAAAAGCATATAAAGAGAAGTTGGCTATATTAAACAACTCTATTGAAAAGTATATATCTGTTAATTCATAATCATTTATTAAGTTAAATGTAATACTTTTCTTTAAATTAAACTATAATTTATATATTATTATATATTATTATTTATTATAAAAAAATCTAATTATAAATAAATATATAGGAATAGTTTCTGTATATACAAATTAAATTAGATAATAAATAAATTAAGGTATTAGTATGTACAGACCAATTCCTACAGATAATGAAATCATTCTCGATTCAAAAAAATATATCGTATCGCAAACCAACCCTCAAGGTTTTATAGAATACGGAAATGATTACTTTATAGAGATCTCAAAATATACTGAGCAAGAGCTTTTAGGTAAACCACATAGTATTATTAGACACCCTGATATGCCTAAGATTGTGTTTAAGATGATGTGGGATAGAATATCTAAAGGGCAAAATATTATGGCTTTAGTAAAAAACTTAGCTAAAGATGGCAGTTTTTACTGGGTTGTAACGGAATTTGAACCCAAACGTGATGCACTTAGCAGTCAAATTGTATCTTATACTGCTTTTAGAAGAGCTGCGCCAAGAGATGCCATTGAAGAGATAACTCCAATTTATAAAGAACTTGTAAAACTTGAAAATACTGGTGGGATGGAAGCCAGTGAAAAATATCTAAGAGATTTTTTAGAGTCAAAAAACATGACTTATGACGAGTTTATCGATGAAACTGTACAGAATAAGGGAATGTTCAAAGTCTTTTTCAAAGCTATGAAAAAGATGTTTCATTAAATTACTTGAACAACAAAAAAATTAAGTTGTTCAAATAGTTCTATACAAACATTGGATCGTCTGTCGGTTCGATCTCTTCATAATCATTAACAATCTGCTCAAATATCTTCATTGTTTTGTTAGCTTTTTCTATATTATCATCAAAAATCTTTTTTGATGCAGGGAAAGTTTCACTAAGTTCTTTATATATTAATATACGCCCGTTTATATGTTTGTTTATCTCTGCAAAAGCTGTTTCTAGATACTCTCTTTTTGTAGTATGGCGAAAAAGTGCTCTAACCATTTTAATACGCTCTTTGATAGGTATTGATTCATCTATACCTTCAGCAATTCTTTTTATATCTAAACGAGATAAATACACACCGCTTATTGCAGGTGCTAACAATTTTGAAGTTAACGCATCAACAAACTGTGGAACAGGTTCTTCATCTTCTTTATCACCTGCATCCGGATTTTGTCCGTTAGCCATGTTGTCTTCCGGATTTAGAGAACATTTATCCTTTACAAACTTGTCAAACTCATTTTTTAAATCATCTAAATCGTGGTGGTTCATATTATACTTCCTTTATTTAACTTTTAATTTTGTTATATACTGCTTGAGTCAATTCTTCAAGCATATCATCATAAGATATATATTTTTTGTCTAACTCTATAGCCCTTTGCTTTAGCGGTGAGAACTGTTTTGTATTTTTCATATCAAAATTAAACTCAGCTAATTTTTCAACCATTGTCAGACTTTGCAGATCTGAAAAATCAAGCACTGCATCATAAGATGAAAAATCAACACTCATTCCATCTGCAATACGGTTTATATCTGCATTATTTAATTCAAGCTCCTGTGTAAAAGCCATCAACTCTTCCAAGTTATCATTAAAATAACTTACTTCAAATCCACATGATAGAAACGAAAATGCTTTTGCATAATGGTTAATTCCTATTAGTGCTATACGTCTAATACGCATATCTTTTAAAATCTCTGTCAATACCCTAATAGAGAATATATCACCTTCAAGAGTTTCACCTTTACGAAATATAATATCACACATTCCGCTTCTTTTGGCAATTCCCGATGCTTCATCAACAATCTCTAAAACATCACTCACATATTCGCTTGAAATAACAGCACCGTTAACATGTGATTTTTTCATATTTGCAACTGTAAAATAAAGATCATCCTCGCGTATATTCATAGGGATCATCATCGCATCAAAGCCATCAGCTTTATATAATTTATTGCTTATTGCACTAAATCTGCTTACACCTGCATGTTCACCAATATATCCAAAAAGCTTTGTCTCTTTAGATATCTGGTTATCATTGTTCATCATAACTTAATACTCCTCATCTATTCCCCAAAGCTCTCTTGCTTCTTCCTCTTCAGCTTTACATCTATAGCATAACTTAACATTAGGATCATTTGTACTAAACACTACATTACATTCATTACAGCGTTTTACATCAAAAGTTATTAGATTAATTACACTTGGCTCAAAAAACTCTTTAATATTATACGAAGGGCTTGTTGTGATTGCATTAGGCTCACACACATCGTGACAAATATTACACTTTATACATAAAAACGGATCAAAATCAATTTTAGAATTTTTAAGATCACTGCTGAGTGCTCCCGTCGGACATACTCTGTAACACATTTGACATGCGCTGCAGCTGTCTATATCTAAAAGTTTTGAAGATGTAAATGTCACTTCGCTTGCATCTATTACATGAAACTGACTCGGTTTTTCAACCCTTTTTATTGCAGTATAAAAAAGCTTTCTTTTTGCAGGAATATTTTTTTGTCTAAGCAGTTCAATATCAGTTTTAGCCAAAGTATGTTCTGTAAGCTCATCTGTTGCTTTTTTAATCTCATCTTCAAACTTCTTATGAGCATGCCCTACAGTTTTTAAGTTAGCCAAACGGAAAAAATCGCGTCTATTTGATTCTGATTTTTCCTCTTTTGGCTCATATTTTACATTTTTAAGTGTAATAACTGCTTCATTTTCCATAGCTTCTAACAGATAAGAAGCTTCTTCCGCATTAGCTATTATTTTTTCTTTACATGTGTTTACTATCTCACACTCATCACAATACCCCATATCAAATACTAGATCTTTTTTAAGTACAGCTATAGATATAAGATTTTCAACATTAATAGCAGCTATACAAGGTACGTTCTTTCTACATGATATTAGATTGTCTTTATCTTCTAGAAAGTCAAAGAAAAACTCATGAGATTTAAAATCATCAAGTGCCAAAGCTTCATTGGGACATACTGCACCACAAGCTCCACACTCTACACAAGTTGAATGGTTAATTGCAGGTACTGGGTTTTGTTCTACAAAACTTATCGCATCAGTCGGACAGATCACTTCACAATTGTTACATTCTGATTCTACGCTTTTTGAGCGTACACATAAACCCGCGTTCAAATTAATCATGTTTTATTTTTTCAACTCTTCTGTTAGATATTCATTATCACTTAATATAAATTCAAGTGCCAGATCAGCAGCATCATAATAAAGTGGTGTACGAGCCTCGTACTTTAAGTTGATTAAATACATTGGTGCCCAGTTTAAAAGGTGTTTATTTAAAAACTCATACTGAA is from Sulfurimonas sp. and encodes:
- a CDS encoding response regulator — its product is MKNFFLIFVILSAPLFASTLGTNEELTMLVALFALAFIGIISLFLSSKQLSKVKSEHAQMMKHQEEIEHRQSELLVEMSKNIQNITKETLGDTTKLKTTNESVQKHISKVISSENTIIDATSDLIEFLQIKSKKVHPLNENFKLENLLNDILGQIKTNHSEIDLELIFDVDDNIPDMLNSDTLGISKILVNLIEFCIVNSSKQIAVQVSKRSKFNAPTTLHFVVYSNTMVTVSKDIFKTKYNEQTKKYDGMALFVSYELAELMGGTIIARNNHQNSNVEFVLNLPYYEVNANTLKENRLNTKLTQNQKIFLVDSSYETTLAIKRILQTIKCDVDTQTKEEFLSKTPDLSKYTTILIDEKLINSTFTKTISNIQKDKRPNLLTLSNIFAKTSKKNIDAISLHKPLTKESIFYTLSEFNKSDKTIENNTSNKKLLVHRDRFADAPNIKLESFAHFSDTNLLIVEDNLINQKVLTSVLKKSNMNITIANDGQEAVDILNDNNQFDMVLMDINMPIMDGYEATRKIRQNKDLDMVPIVALSALTAADEINKVFIVGMNGYLSKPLEKEKLYTAFDKFINKKNFVESASSEDLSQEVEIKNLDGLNVENGLKQAGGNPIFYIEVLKEFVDAYGDSDVVFEKLVYEHRFEQARMLCLDMRGLAGAVGADDMQEFSSEILQKIIFKKYDMLGDYVKAYKEKLAILNNSIEKYISVNS
- a CDS encoding PAS domain-containing protein, which gives rise to MYRPIPTDNEIILDSKKYIVSQTNPQGFIEYGNDYFIEISKYTEQELLGKPHSIIRHPDMPKIVFKMMWDRISKGQNIMALVKNLAKDGSFYWVVTEFEPKRDALSSQIVSYTAFRRAAPRDAIEEITPIYKELVKLENTGGMEASEKYLRDFLESKNMTYDEFIDETVQNKGMFKVFFKAMKKMFH
- a CDS encoding 4Fe-4S dicluster domain-containing protein, which codes for MINLNAGLCVRSKSVESECNNCEVICPTDAISFVEQNPVPAINHSTCVECGACGAVCPNEALALDDFKSHEFFFDFLEDKDNLISCRKNVPCIAAINVENLISIAVLKKDLVFDMGYCDECEIVNTCKEKIIANAEEASYLLEAMENEAVITLKNVKYEPKEEKSESNRRDFFRLANLKTVGHAHKKFEDEIKKATDELTEHTLAKTDIELLRQKNIPAKRKLFYTAIKRVEKPSQFHVIDASEVTFTSSKLLDIDSCSACQMCYRVCPTGALSSDLKNSKIDFDPFLCIKCNICHDVCEPNAITTSPSYNIKEFFEPSVINLITFDVKRCNECNVVFSTNDPNVKLCYRCKAEEEEARELWGIDEEY